A genomic segment from Polyangium mundeleinium encodes:
- a CDS encoding matrixin family metalloprotease → MSAGTKNIGFAGRSVVAFVLVSGALGAGCAGAPSGDEAVADTYASFEEFEAVTYREPDTGIYIVDGDTPIDDVKKLEEFYETYVRHGALIIHRAGGQDAKWNDTQKLNLTYCVSTTFGTRYDAAVQAMKDATAAWEAVTNVKYQHASAQDGSCTAQNSNVLFDVRPTNSGGQYLARAFFPGDARSSRNVLIDSGAFGNNGPTTLTGILRHELGHTLGFRHEHTRPEAGTCFEDNQWRELTPYDSKSVMHYPQCNGTGDKTLSLTDKDKQGAVLVYGAPGGAPPAPEPGDPGPGDPGNPPAPGGSPTTQSFSGTVSKTQLAQLAPLSVAAGTTFQVTMTGKGDPDLYVRFGAQPTASKWNCRPYKTGPNEACSLTVPAGQSQAFIAVYGYNWGQYQLSVTYTAP, encoded by the coding sequence ATGAGCGCTGGTACGAAGAACATCGGCTTTGCGGGCCGATCCGTGGTTGCTTTCGTCCTCGTCTCCGGCGCGCTCGGCGCCGGGTGCGCGGGAGCGCCGAGCGGCGACGAGGCCGTGGCCGACACGTATGCGAGCTTCGAAGAATTCGAGGCCGTTACGTATCGTGAGCCAGACACGGGCATCTACATCGTCGACGGCGACACGCCGATCGACGACGTCAAGAAGCTGGAGGAGTTTTACGAGACGTACGTCCGCCACGGGGCGCTCATCATCCACCGCGCGGGCGGCCAGGATGCAAAGTGGAACGACACCCAGAAGCTCAACCTCACGTACTGCGTGAGCACGACCTTCGGCACCCGCTACGACGCGGCGGTCCAGGCCATGAAGGACGCGACCGCTGCCTGGGAGGCCGTGACGAACGTGAAATACCAGCACGCGTCCGCCCAGGATGGGAGCTGCACCGCGCAGAACAGCAACGTCCTCTTCGACGTGCGGCCCACGAATTCGGGCGGCCAGTACCTCGCGCGCGCGTTCTTCCCCGGCGACGCCCGCAGCAGCCGCAACGTGCTCATCGACAGCGGCGCATTCGGCAACAACGGGCCGACCACGCTCACCGGTATTCTGCGGCACGAGCTCGGCCACACCCTCGGCTTCCGCCACGAGCACACCCGCCCCGAGGCCGGCACGTGCTTCGAGGACAACCAGTGGCGTGAGCTCACCCCCTACGACTCCAAGTCGGTCATGCATTACCCGCAATGCAATGGGACGGGCGACAAGACCCTGAGCCTGACCGACAAGGACAAGCAGGGCGCCGTTCTGGTCTACGGCGCGCCCGGCGGCGCGCCCCCGGCCCCGGAGCCCGGCGATCCCGGCCCCGGCGACCCCGGCAATCCTCCGGCTCCGGGCGGCTCGCCGACCACGCAGAGCTTCAGCGGCACCGTGAGCAAAACGCAGCTCGCGCAGCTCGCCCCGCTCTCCGTGGCCGCGGGGACGACGTTCCAGGTCACGATGACCGGAAAGGGCGACCCCGATCTTTACGTGCGGTTCGGCGCGCAGCCCACGGCCTCGAAATGGAACTGCCGCCCGTACAAGACCGGCCCGAACGAGGCGTGTAGCCTGACCGTTCCTGCGGGACAATCCCAGGCGTTCATTGCGGTGTATGGATACAACTGGGGCCAGTATCAGCTCTCCGTGACCTATACGGCGCCCTGA
- a CDS encoding NUDIX hydrolase, which translates to MKPWSVMQSRPIVARRWLTVHEQRIALPHGGEIDEFHVIEAPDWASVLAVTEEGQVVFVDQYRHGAARVSRELPAGVIDAGETPEQAARRELEEETGFVAATWLPLLTTNTEPSRHTNRAHFFFAAGARRASEQRMDPAENIHVALMEPKEIVPAIERGQIIHGVHVGAILLAVRRGLLSLD; encoded by the coding sequence ATGAAGCCCTGGTCCGTGATGCAGAGCCGCCCGATCGTCGCGCGTCGATGGTTGACCGTCCACGAGCAGCGCATCGCATTGCCGCACGGCGGCGAGATCGACGAGTTCCACGTGATCGAGGCGCCCGACTGGGCCTCGGTGCTGGCGGTGACGGAGGAGGGGCAGGTCGTGTTCGTCGATCAGTATCGACACGGCGCGGCGCGTGTGAGCCGGGAGCTGCCGGCAGGCGTGATCGACGCGGGCGAGACGCCTGAGCAGGCGGCGCGGCGCGAGCTCGAGGAGGAGACGGGGTTCGTCGCGGCGACCTGGCTGCCGCTCCTGACCACGAACACGGAGCCGAGCCGGCACACGAACCGCGCCCATTTCTTTTTCGCCGCGGGCGCGCGCCGGGCCTCCGAGCAACGGATGGATCCCGCGGAGAACATTCACGTGGCGCTGATGGAGCCGAAAGAGATCGTGCCCGCGATCGAACGTGGGCAGATCATCCACGGCGTGCACGTGGGCGCAATCCTGCTCGCGGTGCGGCGAGGGCTCTTGTCGCTCGATTGA
- a CDS encoding alkaline phosphatase family protein — MIRRHSLRGLTGQVSRRAALKGLGAGIGAAALGSGCAAGPDRCEAGPAAPAVGPDFDASGAPTPRRLLAGIDTFVVVMMENRSFDHFLGALAFDPDYPAREAVDGLEGGETNADDDGTTMAMHRAAAPCAHHGPLHTWDAAHVAFAGGRNDGFLRANTGVRWRQRDAMTYHDRSQIPLFYALADQYVVCDRWFSSVLGPTWPNRFFLHAATSQGITTNDPIADGPATLWEKLGKGCWSAKAYTAGPAHWYHAGFRGRPLGGNDPMVCTRIETFFHDARTGNLPNFSLIDPDFWSSDLHPPHSLALGEALLGSIVRSMQESPQWGRSLLLITFDEYGGFFDHVPPPTTEDPRPAFRQLGFRVPSLVIGPSVRAGEVVSTQFEHVSIAATLATRFGIESLGPRMDAAADLTSCIDPARAGLPPRRVGRLPRVDIDRRRVEEVSFHFTSQPGIEAALRAGAIPQDRIDTRSHEERLRSLLRYAEELEVARVRG, encoded by the coding sequence ATGATACGACGACATTCTTTGCGAGGGCTCACGGGACAGGTGTCACGCCGCGCGGCGCTGAAGGGGCTCGGGGCAGGCATCGGCGCCGCGGCGCTCGGGAGCGGGTGCGCGGCGGGGCCCGATCGTTGTGAGGCCGGACCCGCGGCGCCGGCCGTGGGCCCCGATTTCGACGCGAGCGGCGCGCCCACGCCGAGGCGATTGCTCGCCGGGATCGACACGTTCGTGGTCGTCATGATGGAGAACCGCTCCTTCGACCACTTCCTCGGGGCGCTCGCATTCGACCCCGATTACCCCGCGCGGGAAGCCGTCGACGGGCTCGAAGGCGGCGAGACGAACGCGGACGACGACGGCACCACCATGGCCATGCACCGGGCAGCAGCTCCGTGCGCGCACCACGGCCCGCTGCACACCTGGGACGCGGCGCACGTGGCCTTCGCCGGAGGGCGAAACGACGGGTTCTTGCGGGCGAACACGGGAGTCCGGTGGCGGCAGCGCGACGCGATGACGTACCACGATCGGAGCCAGATTCCGCTCTTTTATGCGCTGGCCGATCAATACGTGGTCTGTGATCGGTGGTTCTCGTCCGTGCTCGGGCCGACCTGGCCGAACCGGTTTTTCCTGCACGCCGCGACGTCGCAGGGCATCACGACGAACGATCCGATCGCGGACGGGCCAGCGACGTTATGGGAAAAGCTCGGCAAGGGCTGCTGGTCCGCGAAGGCGTACACCGCCGGGCCCGCACACTGGTATCACGCGGGCTTCCGGGGGCGCCCGCTCGGGGGCAACGATCCGATGGTCTGCACGCGGATCGAGACCTTTTTCCACGACGCCCGCACCGGCAACCTGCCCAACTTTTCCCTCATCGACCCGGATTTCTGGTCCTCCGACCTCCACCCGCCGCATAGCCTGGCCCTCGGCGAGGCCCTGCTCGGCAGCATCGTGCGGTCGATGCAGGAGAGCCCGCAATGGGGGCGCTCGCTCCTCCTCATCACATTCGACGAATACGGCGGGTTCTTCGACCACGTGCCCCCGCCGACCACGGAGGACCCGCGCCCGGCGTTCCGCCAGCTCGGCTTCCGTGTCCCCTCCCTGGTGATCGGCCCGTCCGTGCGCGCGGGGGAGGTCGTCTCCACGCAATTCGAGCACGTCTCGATCGCGGCCACGCTGGCCACGCGGTTCGGCATCGAGAGCCTCGGGCCTCGCATGGATGCGGCGGCGGATCTCACGTCGTGCATCGACCCCGCGCGGGCGGGTTTGCCCCCCCGGCGCGTGGGCAGGCTCCCCCGCGTCGACATCGACCGGCGGCGCGTGGAGGAGGTGAGCTTCCATTTCACGAGCCAACCCGGGATCGAAGCGGCGCTCCGCGCAGGCGCCATTCCGCAGGATCGAATCGACACGCGCTCGCACGAGGAGCGCCTCCGCTCGCTCCTGCGTTACGCCGAGGAGCTCGAGGTCGCGAGGGTCCGCGGATGA
- a CDS encoding acyltransferase family protein gives MSAPAQALGAPAKPSGLRAFFGLDLLDNRYPALHGLRVVAIVSVVQYHVTWIFWGEQGIPLDRGFVDRSLSIFFGMDLFFLLSGFLIGSILLRSLQKNGTQDLRRFYLRRVLRTFPSYYVVLTILALALPLTATQRAHLPYEYTYLTNFVSLHRPDIIMFWGWSLSLEEQFYLTVPLLFFVLHRLRSERARFWLLGALFLAALVVRLVIYFRYRPWNDFILYGALYFRTHTRFDTLVAGILLAFIHQRHGETVGRFLARPFHRALLAIPALTCLWLLLNPAMFGEEHVQLVHVFAWGTVTSLMYLCALPLLLHGDGWIHRGLSAPFFRRAATLGYGVYLVHIPIIDHVVLPAAKALHAKRVSLLLVWPAALVATMLISFVIGYAMHVLIEKPSLRLRERFAG, from the coding sequence ATGTCCGCGCCCGCCCAAGCCCTCGGCGCGCCCGCGAAACCCTCCGGGCTCCGCGCCTTCTTTGGCCTCGATCTCCTCGACAACCGTTACCCCGCGCTCCACGGCCTGCGCGTCGTCGCGATCGTCAGCGTCGTCCAGTACCACGTCACGTGGATCTTCTGGGGCGAGCAAGGCATCCCCCTCGATCGCGGCTTCGTCGACCGATCCCTCTCGATCTTCTTCGGGATGGATCTCTTCTTCCTCCTGAGCGGCTTCCTCATCGGCTCGATCCTGCTCCGCTCCCTCCAGAAGAACGGCACCCAGGATCTGCGCCGCTTTTATCTACGCCGCGTCCTGCGCACGTTCCCCTCGTACTACGTGGTGCTCACGATCCTCGCGCTCGCGCTCCCGCTCACGGCGACGCAACGCGCGCACCTGCCCTACGAGTACACGTACCTGACGAACTTCGTCTCCTTGCACCGCCCCGACATCATCATGTTCTGGGGCTGGTCGCTCTCGCTCGAAGAGCAGTTTTACCTGACGGTCCCGCTCCTCTTTTTCGTGCTCCACCGCCTGCGAAGCGAGCGCGCGCGCTTCTGGCTCCTCGGCGCGCTCTTCCTCGCGGCGCTCGTCGTGCGGCTCGTCATCTACTTCCGTTACCGCCCGTGGAACGATTTCATCCTCTACGGCGCGCTCTACTTCCGCACGCACACGCGCTTCGACACACTCGTCGCGGGGATCCTCCTCGCCTTCATCCACCAGCGCCACGGCGAGACCGTGGGCCGCTTCCTCGCGCGGCCCTTCCACCGCGCGCTCCTCGCGATCCCGGCGCTCACGTGCCTCTGGCTCCTCTTGAACCCCGCGATGTTCGGCGAAGAGCACGTCCAGCTCGTGCACGTCTTCGCCTGGGGCACCGTGACGAGCCTCATGTACCTCTGCGCCCTGCCGCTCCTGCTCCACGGCGACGGGTGGATCCACCGTGGCCTCTCGGCGCCCTTCTTCCGCCGCGCCGCGACGCTCGGTTATGGCGTCTACCTCGTGCACATCCCGATCATCGACCACGTCGTCCTGCCCGCCGCGAAGGCCCTCCACGCGAAGCGCGTCTCGCTCCTCCTCGTCTGGCCCGCGGCCCTCGTGGCGACGATGCTGATCTCGTTCGTGATCGGCTACGCGATGCACGTGCTCATCGAAAAACCCTCGCTCCGCCTCCGGGAGCGCTTCGCGGGTTAG
- a CDS encoding MSCRAMM family protein codes for MKRSGAFRTLLGVLFLVTFHAGCGDDGPQQPPPAVDAGSECPPSQHPDGFDGCTSDPCTPNPCTEPRRTTCKDEGGMASCQCDPGHHDEAGACIPDTTCTPTTCGGHGSCDATSGTVICTCDPGFAGDHCVDCDTQGGYIPDGQGGCTNTPCEPNPCSSDKPMCSVQGGMIVCGCGAGTHDENGFCVPDATCMPTTCGGHGVCIDAGAGSLSCTCDPGWAPPNCGTCDDAMGYHPDGAGGCTQDPCLPNPCKEPHQTVCSAPNGMPVCGCDAGYHDEGGACVVDEVCAPASCSGHGACSDANGVVVCTCDLGYAGDSCADCDVDAGYHPDGMDGCTQDPCLPTPCVAPHKTVCTPNGPLAVCSCDSGYHDDGQGGCTNDPCKPDPCLALNQACKNNGGVAECYTPACNDGNPCTTDTVVNGACTYTTLPNGAACSTTLCLTGQTCQAGTCTGGTALTCNDGNPCTVDTCNALTGCANTVDNTLLPDDGIFCTTDVCQNGAPKHTATNALCNDNLYCTGTESCTPANPSADAKGCIHTNVPVAPPAPGPCASYGACNEATQSFPLIPKSAGSACNDGIPCTQGDTCDAAGVCKGAPTAGCAGNLDCATTTPMPGGIDVPLGTVSGTITLGGQPLPASSYYAGAIFYLKARDTGAQHAVASFNYSGSGYMLNGPTWTTSFLPGIYDLWYRKNWDNQYNTVSATSSGDPNPNGMRILQTNLVLGAGANTLHINVPTATVSGTITLGGQPLPATSYYAGATFYLKAKDTGALHTVASFNYSGSGYMLNGPTWTTSLLPGDYELWYRKNWDSQYNTVTTTGDGDPNPNGMRILSKNVTITPGANTLNIDVPQATVSGTITLGGQPLPAMSYYAGATFYLKAKDTGALHSVASFNYSGSGYMLNGPTWTTSLLPGEYELWYRKNWDSQYNTVTTTGDGDPNPNGMRRLSGSVTITPGANTLNIDVPRATVSGTITLGGQPLPAMSYYAGATFYLKAKDTGALHSVASFNYSGSGYMLNGPTWTTSLLPGEYELWYRKNWDSQYNTVTTTGDGDPNPNGMRRLSGSVTITPGANTLNIDVPRATVSGTITLGGQPLPAMSYYAGATFYLKAKDTGALHSVASFNYSGSGYMLNGPTWTTSLLPGDYELWYRKNWDSQYNTVTTTTVGDPNPNGLRLLDLDVTITAGNNTLDIDVPMTTLSVPITLAGQPIPPMSYYAGATFYFRAIDTGALHAVASFNYSGSGYMLNGPTWTASLLPGVYDLLYRKNWDSQYDTVTATTVGDPNPNGFRRLGACLAVP; via the coding sequence ATGAAACGCTCGGGAGCCTTCCGGACTCTGCTCGGAGTCCTTTTCCTTGTCACGTTCCACGCCGGCTGCGGCGACGACGGCCCGCAACAACCGCCGCCCGCCGTGGACGCCGGCAGCGAATGCCCGCCCTCGCAGCACCCCGACGGGTTCGACGGCTGCACCTCCGATCCATGCACGCCGAACCCCTGCACCGAGCCGCGCCGCACCACGTGCAAAGACGAAGGCGGCATGGCCTCGTGCCAGTGTGATCCGGGCCATCACGACGAGGCCGGCGCGTGTATCCCGGATACCACCTGCACGCCCACGACCTGCGGCGGACACGGCTCCTGCGACGCGACGAGCGGAACGGTCATCTGCACCTGCGATCCCGGCTTCGCGGGCGATCATTGCGTGGACTGCGACACACAAGGCGGATACATCCCCGACGGCCAGGGCGGGTGTACGAATACCCCTTGTGAGCCGAACCCCTGCTCTTCCGACAAACCCATGTGCTCAGTGCAAGGCGGCATGATCGTGTGCGGCTGCGGCGCCGGCACACACGACGAAAACGGGTTTTGCGTGCCCGACGCGACGTGCATGCCCACGACCTGCGGCGGACACGGCGTGTGTATCGACGCGGGCGCCGGCAGCCTGAGCTGCACCTGTGACCCGGGCTGGGCGCCGCCGAACTGCGGGACGTGCGACGATGCGATGGGATACCACCCCGACGGCGCGGGCGGCTGCACGCAGGATCCTTGCTTGCCGAACCCCTGCAAGGAGCCGCACCAGACCGTTTGCAGTGCGCCGAACGGGATGCCGGTGTGCGGCTGCGACGCCGGGTATCACGACGAGGGCGGCGCCTGCGTCGTCGACGAGGTCTGCGCGCCCGCGAGTTGCAGTGGGCATGGCGCCTGTTCGGATGCCAACGGCGTCGTCGTTTGCACTTGCGATCTGGGGTATGCCGGCGATTCCTGCGCCGACTGCGACGTGGACGCGGGCTATCACCCCGACGGCATGGACGGTTGCACGCAGGATCCCTGCTTGCCGACCCCGTGCGTCGCTCCCCACAAGACCGTATGCACGCCGAACGGCCCGCTCGCGGTCTGCTCCTGCGATTCCGGGTATCACGACGACGGCCAGGGCGGATGCACCAACGACCCTTGCAAGCCCGACCCCTGCCTCGCGTTGAACCAGGCCTGCAAAAACAACGGCGGTGTGGCCGAGTGTTACACACCCGCCTGCAATGACGGCAACCCCTGCACCACCGATACGGTCGTCAATGGCGCGTGCACCTACACGACGCTGCCGAACGGCGCGGCCTGCTCCACGACGCTCTGCTTGACGGGACAAACCTGCCAGGCAGGCACCTGCACGGGCGGCACGGCCCTCACGTGCAACGACGGAAATCCCTGCACCGTGGACACCTGCAACGCGCTCACGGGCTGCGCGAACACGGTCGACAACACGCTCCTTCCGGACGACGGCATTTTCTGCACCACCGATGTCTGCCAAAACGGCGCGCCCAAGCACACGGCGACGAACGCGCTCTGCAACGACAACCTTTATTGCACGGGCACCGAGAGCTGCACGCCTGCGAACCCAAGCGCGGACGCGAAGGGCTGCATCCACACGAACGTCCCCGTGGCGCCGCCCGCACCCGGCCCCTGCGCCTCCTATGGCGCGTGCAATGAGGCCACGCAGAGCTTCCCGCTGATCCCGAAGTCCGCGGGCAGCGCCTGCAATGACGGCATCCCCTGCACACAGGGCGACACATGCGACGCTGCCGGCGTCTGCAAGGGCGCTCCGACCGCGGGTTGTGCAGGGAACCTCGATTGCGCGACGACCACGCCGATGCCTGGTGGAATCGACGTCCCGCTCGGCACCGTCTCCGGCACGATCACGCTCGGCGGGCAGCCGCTCCCTGCGTCCAGCTACTATGCCGGCGCCATATTTTACCTGAAGGCCCGGGACACCGGCGCGCAGCATGCCGTCGCATCCTTTAACTACAGCGGCAGCGGCTACATGCTCAATGGCCCTACCTGGACCACGAGCTTCCTGCCCGGCATCTACGACCTCTGGTACCGGAAAAACTGGGACAACCAGTACAACACTGTCTCCGCCACCAGCAGCGGAGATCCCAATCCGAACGGCATGCGGATCCTCCAGACGAACCTCGTCCTCGGCGCGGGCGCGAACACGTTGCACATCAATGTCCCGACGGCCACGGTCTCGGGCACCATCACGCTCGGCGGACAGCCGCTCCCCGCGACGAGCTACTACGCCGGCGCCACGTTCTACCTCAAAGCGAAGGACACCGGCGCCCTTCATACCGTCGCCTCCTTCAACTACAGCGGCAGCGGCTACATGCTCAACGGCCCCACCTGGACCACGAGCCTCCTGCCCGGCGATTACGAGCTCTGGTACCGCAAAAACTGGGACAGCCAGTACAACACCGTCACCACCACCGGCGACGGCGATCCCAATCCCAACGGCATGCGGATCCTGAGCAAGAACGTCACGATCACGCCCGGAGCCAACACGCTGAATATCGATGTCCCGCAGGCCACGGTCTCGGGCACCATCACGCTCGGCGGGCAGCCCCTCCCCGCGATGAGCTACTACGCCGGCGCCACGTTCTACCTCAAAGCGAAGGACACCGGCGCCCTCCATTCCGTCGCATCCTTCAACTACAGCGGCAGCGGCTACATGCTCAATGGCCCCACCTGGACCACGAGCCTCCTGCCCGGTGAATACGAGCTCTGGTACCGCAAAAACTGGGACAGCCAGTACAACACCGTCACCACCACCGGCGACGGCGATCCCAATCCCAATGGCATGCGCCGTTTGAGCGGAAGCGTCACCATCACGCCCGGAGCCAACACACTGAACATCGATGTCCCGCGGGCCACGGTCTCGGGCACCATCACGCTCGGCGGACAGCCGCTCCCCGCGATGAGCTACTACGCCGGCGCCACGTTCTACCTCAAAGCGAAGGACACCGGCGCCCTCCATTCCGTCGCATCCTTCAACTACAGCGGCAGCGGCTACATGCTCAATGGCCCCACCTGGACCACGAGCCTCCTGCCCGGTGAATACGAGCTCTGGTACCGCAAAAACTGGGACAGCCAGTACAACACCGTCACCACCACCGGCGACGGCGATCCCAATCCCAATGGCATGCGCCGTTTGAGCGGAAGCGTCACCATCACGCCCGGAGCCAACACACTGAACATCGATGTCCCGCGGGCCACGGTCTCGGGCACCATCACGCTCGGCGGACAGCCGCTCCCCGCGATGAGCTACTACGCCGGCGCCACGTTCTACCTCAAAGCGAAGGACACCGGCGCCCTCCATTCCGTCGCCTCCTTCAACTACAGCGGCAGCGGCTACATGCTCAACGGCCCCACCTGGACCACGAGCCTCCTGCCCGGCGATTACGAGCTCTGGTACCGCAAGAACTGGGATAGCCAGTACAACACCGTCACCACGACGACTGTCGGCGATCCCAATCCAAACGGCCTGCGGCTCCTCGACCTCGACGTCACGATCACAGCCGGGAACAACACGCTCGACATCGACGTGCCCATGACCACCCTCTCGGTCCCGATCACACTCGCCGGACAGCCGATCCCCCCGATGAGTTATTACGCCGGCGCCACGTTCTACTTCCGCGCCATCGATACGGGCGCCCTGCACGCCGTCGCGTCCTTCAATTACAGCGGCAGCGGGTACATGCTCAATGGTCCCACCTGGACGGCGAGCCTTCTGCCCGGCGTCTACGATCTCCTTTATCGAAAAAACTGGGACAGCCAGTACGACACCGTCACCGCGACGACCGTCGGCGATCCCAACCCGAACGGCTTCCGCAGACTCGGCGCCTGCCTCGCCGTGCCGTGA